cagaacccaatggggacccaataggAACCCCTAgaacccaatagggacccatagaacccaatggggaccccatagaacccaatagggacccatagaacccaatggggacctcatagaacccaatagggaccccatagaacccaatagggacccatagaacccaatggggacccatagaacccaatagggaccccatagaacccaatagggaccccacagaacccaatggggacccatagaacccaatagggaccccatagaacccaatggggacccatagaacccaatggggacccatagagaccccaaaagggacccatagaacccaatggggacccatagaacccaatggggacccatagaacccaatagggacccatagaacccaatagggacctcatagaacccaatagggacctcatagaacccaatggggacccacagaatccaatggggacccatagagaccccaaaagggacccatagaacccaatggggacccatagaacccaatggggaccccatagaacccaatagggacccatagagaccccaatagggaccccatagaagctaatggggaccccatagaacccaatagggaccccatagaacccaatagggacccatagaacccaatagggacccacagaacccaatggggacccatagagaccccaatagggacccaatagaacccaatggggaccccacagaacccaatagggacccatagagaccccaatagggacccatagaacccaatggggacccatagaactcaatagaacccaatggggacccatagaacccaatagggacccatagaacccaatggggaccccatagaacccaatagggacccatagaacctaatggggacccatagaacctaATGGGgcccccatagaacccaatggggacccatagagaccccaaaagggacccatagaacccaatggggacccatagaacccaatagggaccccatagaacccaatagggaccccatagaacccaatagcGACctcatagaacccaatggggacccatagaacccaatagggacccatagaacccaatggggacccatagaacccaatagggacccatagagaccccaatagggaccccatagaagctaatggggaccccatagaacccaatagggaccccatagaagctaatggggaccccatagaacccaatagggaccccatagaagctaatggggaccccatagaacccaatggggaccccatagggcccccaatagggacccatagaacccaataaggaccccatagaacccaatggggaccccatagaacccaatgggaacccatagagaccccaaaagggacccatagaacccaatagggacccacagaacccaatagggaccccatagaacccaatggggacccacagaacccaatggggacccatagaacccaatggggacccatagagaccccaatagggacccatagaacccaatagggaccccatagaacccaatggggacccatagagaccccaatagggacccatagaacccaatagggacctcatagaacccaatggggaccccatagaacccaacagggacccatagagaccccaacagggacccatagaacccaatggggacccatagaactcaatagaacccaatggggacccatagagaccccaatagggacccaatggggacccatagaacccaatagggaccccatagaacccaacagggaccccatagaacctAATGGAGatcccatagaacccaatggggaccccatagagagcccaatagggacccatagaacccaataggaacccatagaacccaatggggacccctaGAACCCAACAGACACCCTATAGGGCCCTATAGAACCCGATGGCCCCCTAGCCCCGCGCGCGTTCCCCCTGGCCCCTACTGACGGCGTCCCCAGGCAGCACTCGTCAGGCCGATCCCGTTTCGTGGCCCCGGGGGGCCGTTTAGTGGCCGCCGGGCTCGTAGCGCTCCTGCAGCTCGGCCACGTTGTGCGTGGAGACGCGGCGCCAGCCCCCCGGCCCCACGTGGTACACGGTGACGCGGCCGCCGGAGTAGGCGTCGCGGCGAGCCGCCTGGTAGATGGCGCGGCGGGCTAGCTCGCACGCCTCCTCGGTAGCCAGCGACTCGCGGTAGCCGCGGTCCAGCACCCCGTAGGCGTAGGGAGCCCCCGAGCCCACCGCGAAGGCCCGGCCCGGCACCCGCGTGCCCTCGCTGTCCACGTAGTAGAGGCCTGGTGAGAGAAGAAGCGGCGACTAGAGGCACAGAGCGGCTACCAGATTCGCTGAGTGGCTACCGGATTCATGGGGTGGCTCTACCAGGGCCTCAAGGCCACAGGGTGGCGGCCACTGAGCGCTGGTGACTATTTTGATGGGGTGGCTACCAGCCTGACAAGGTGGCTACCAACCATGGCAAGTGGCCACTGAGCCCGGGGGACTCTGAGGAAGCCCTGGTGGCCACCTGACCCACTTTATGGCCACCAAGCCCCCCTTTGGGGCCACCAAACCCACTTTGTGGCCACCAAACCCCTTCCTAGGGCCACCAAACCCCTTCCTAGGGCAACCAAACCGCCCTTTAGGGCCACCAAAACCCTTCCTAGAGCAACCAAGACCCCTTCGTGGCCACCAACCTCCCTTTAGGGCCACCAAACCCCTTCCTAGGGCAACCAATCCCCCTTTAGGGCCACCAATCCCCCTTTAGGGCCACCAAACCCCCTTTAGGGCCACCAGACCCGCCTTTGGGGCCACCAGACCCCCCTTTGGGGCCACCAGACCCACCCTTCTGGCCACAAAACCCCCCTTTGTGGCCACCAAAGCCCCCTTTAGGGCCACCAACCCCCCTTTAGGGCCACCAAATCCCTTCCTAGGGCAACCAACCCCCCTTTAGGGCCACCAAACCCCTTCCTagggccaccaaacccccctttggggccaccaaacccccctTTAGGGCCACCAAACCCCTCTTCGGGGCCACCAACCCCCCTTTAGGGCCACCAAACCCCTTCCCAGGGCAACCAAACCCCCCTTTAGGGCCACCCAACCCCTTCCTAGGGCAACCAACCCCCCTTTagggccaccaaacccccctTTAGGGCCACCAACCCCCCTTTAGGGCCACCAACCCCCCTTtggggccaccaaacccccctTTAGGGCCACCAAACTCCCTTTGTGGCCACCAAACTCCCTTTGTGGCCACCAAACACCACTTTAGGGCCACCAAACCCCACTTTAGGGCCACCAAACCCCCTTTAGGGCCACCAGACCCCCGTTTagggccaccaaacccccctttaggccaccaaacccccctttagggccaccaaacccccctTTGTGGCCACCAAACACCCCTTTTGGGCCACCAAACTCCCCTTTAGGGCAACCAACCCCCCTTTagggccaccaaacccccctTTGGGGCCACCAAATGCCCCTTTGGGGCCACCAAACCCCTCTTCGGGGCCACCAACCCCCCTTTAGGGCCACCAAACCCCTTCCCAGGGCAACCAAACCCCCCTTTGGGGCCACCAAACTCCCCTTTGGGGCCACCAAAACCCACTTTGGGGCCACCAAGGCCCTTCCTAGGGCAACCAACCCTCCTTTAGGGCCACCAAACTCCCTTTAGGGCCACCAAGCCCCCCTTTGGGGCCACCAAAACCCTTCATAGGGCAACCAACCCCCCTTTAGGGCCACCAAACCCCTTCCTAGGGCAACCAACCCCCCTTTagggccaccaaacccccctTTAGGGCCACCAAACCCCTTCCTAGGGCAACCAACCCCCCTTTagggccaccaaacccccctTTAGGGCCACCAACCCCCCTTTagggccaccaaacccccctTTAGGGCCACCAAACCCCACTTTGGGGCCACCAAACCCCTCTTCAGGCCACCAAACACCCCTTTagggccaccaaacccccctttagggccaccaaacccccctTTAGGGCAACCAAACCCACCCTTCTGGCCACAAAACCCCCCTTTagggccaccaaacccccccttagggccaccaaaccccccttagggccaccaaacccccctTTGGGGCCACCAAAACCCCCTTTGTGGCCACCAAACACCTCCCTAGCGCCACCAAACCCCCCTTTAGGGCCACCAAACCCCCTTtggggccaccaaacccccctttggggccaccaaaccccctCATAGGGCAACTAACCCCCCTTTagggccaccaaacccccctttagggccaccaaacccccctttagggccaccaaacccccctTTGGGGCCACCGAGGCCCCCCCTGACCTGGCCCGCGCTTGTCCCAGCCGCAGATCATGGTGCCCATGCTGAGCCCCATCCCCTTGTACTGATAGACCATGTTGGCCAGCAGCTTGGAGGCGGCGGCCACCGAGATGGGCTCCTTGTTGCGCAGCTGGTAGACGCGGCACTGGCGAGCCAGGAGGCGCTGCCAGTAGCCGCAGtcggcggcgccgccggccatGGTGCCCAGCAGGGACCCGTTGATCTCGATCACCTTCTGCACCGACTGCGAGGCGATGAACGAGCCGGCCGTGGCCCGCGAGtccacggccaccaccacgccCTGGGAGAACTGCGGGGAGCGAAAGGGGGGGGGTTGGCTACCAAGTTTGGGGGGTTGGCTACCAAATTTGAGAGGTTGGCTACCAAATTTGAGAGGTTGGCTACCAAATTTGAGAGGTTGGCTACCAAATCAGGAGGTTTGGCTACTAAATTGGGGGGTTTGGCTAACAGGGGACATGCTGTGGGGCTCTTGAGATCgttctatggggctgggggtctcgctatggggctgggggtcccgctatggggctgagccccttCTCTATGGGTCTGAGGGCCCCGCTATGGGGCTGAGTCacctctctatggggctgagggcccCGCTATGGGGCTGAGTCacctctctatggggctgggggtcccgctatggggctgagccccttCTCTATGGGTCTGAGGGCCCCGCTATGGGGCTGAGTCCCTTCTCTATGGGTCTGAGGGCCCCGCTATGGGGCTGAGTCacctctctatggggctgagggcccCGCTATGGGGCTGAGTCCCCTCTCTATGGGCCTGAGGGCCCCGCGATGGGGCTGAGTCccctctctatggggctgagggcccCGCTATGGGGCTGAGTCACCCCCCCCCGCGGGCCCGGACGCACCTTGAAGGCCAGCGTGGTGGTGCCGTGCAGCAGGCGCAGCCCCGGGCCGGGCAGGGGCTCCCGGGGGCCCCACAGCGGAGCCGCCAGGGCctccgcggggccgggggggtcGCGGGGGGCCCCGAGGCCCGGGGGGGGCTCGGCGGAGCGGAGGACGCTGGCCAGCGCCATCTTGGCTTCCCGGGCGCctccaagatggcggcggcggcggcgcacGCGCGGTGACGTCACAGGCGGCGCGCCGCCGGGGGGGTCGCCCAGGGCAACCAGGGCGGGGTGGGCGGGGCCAAGGCGGCTGGGGGCGTGGTCAAGGAAAGGGGCGTGGTCAATAAGGCAATTGCCTTCTATGGGAGTGGGCGTGGCCAATGGAAAGGGGCGTGGTCAAAgggaaggggcgtggcttgtgTGGCCAAATGGGGCTGGGTCTCCattctatggggctgagggtccatctatggggctgagggtccatctatggggctgagggtccaTTCTATGGGGCTAGGGAGTCACTCTATGGGGCTAGGGAGTCactctatggggctgggtcaCCATTCTATGGGGCTAGGGAGTCACTCTATGGGGCTAGGGAGTCactctatggggctgggtcaCCATTCTGTGGGGCTAGGGGTCCATcctatggggctgagggtccatctatggggctgggtctacattctatggggctgggtctacattctatggggctgagggtccaTCTATGAGGCTGAGGGTCCATCTATGGGGCTAGGGAGTCactctatggggctgagggtccattctatggggctgagggtcccGCTATCGGGCTGCGTCTCCATTCTATGGGGCTAGGGAGTCACTCTATGGGACTGAGGGTCCattctatggggctgagggtccaTCTATGGGGCTAGGGGTCCATCCTATGGGGCTAGGGGtccatctatggggctgggtcgCCATTCTATGGGGCTAGGGAGTCactctatggggctgagggtccatctatggggctggaccGCCATTCTACAGGGCTAGGGAGTcactctgtggggctgagggtccatctatggggctgagggtccatctatggggctgagtCTCCattctatggggctgagggtccaTTCTATGGGGCTAGGGAGTCACTCTATGGGGCTAGGGGTCCATcctatggggctgagggtccaTCTATGGGGCTAGGGAGTCactctgtggggctgggtcTCCATTCTATGGGGCTAGGGAGTCACTCTATGGGTCTGAGGGTCCCTCTATGAGGCTGAGGGtccatctatggggctggggagtcactctatggggctgagggtccatctatggggctgggtctccattctatggggctgagggtccattctatggggctgagggtccattctatggggctgagggtccattctatggggctgggtctccattctatggggctgagggtccatctatggggctgggtcgccattctatggggctggagaccCCTCTAAGGGCCTGGAGTCCagtctgtggggctgaggggccccgctatggggcaggggagtccccctatggggctgggggcgtcTCACCCGTGCTGGAGGCCGGAGGCGTCACCATCGCGGGGCCACGGCTGCGGGGGCGTTGCCGTCAGCGCCCTGGGGGCCCCCGGGGGGCGTGGGGAGCCCCCAAAACGGCGCAGGGAGCCCCTCCTCTTACCTCACCACTTGCCCGCTGAGCTgccggcggggctgggggggcactgggagggggaagaggagggttTGGGGTAAAACCGAGGCCAAACGGGGCCCCCAAAACGCCTTTTGGGGGTCGTCAAACCTGTTTGGGCCGGGGAGGTGACGCCCACGGGGCGAGGGGTGTTGTTCCTGCTGCCCCCGCGCCAGCCCGGGGAGAgctggggggagaaaaggggggtcAGTGTGGGGCCgcgggggaggaaaaggggtgggaaggggagcCGGGGGTGACCTGAGCGCGGCGCAGCTCCGCGTTCTCCTGCCGCAGCGCCTCCAGCTCCCTGGGAGCAAAGGGGGGAAAATaaaaggggggagaagagcACCCCAAGATGGTGGTGGCAGGGCTGGACCTCACCAAGATGGCGGTCAGGTTGGGCACCGCCAAGATGGCCACCATTGGTGTGGACCTCACCAAGATGGTGGTCAGGTTGGACACTACCAAGATGGCAGCCAGGTTGAGCATCACCAACTTGATGCTATGGAGTTGGACCTCACCAAGATGGCGACCAGGTTGAGCATCACCCAGGTGGCAGCCATTGGAATGGACCTCACCAAGATGGTGGCCGGGTTGGACACAACCAAGACGGCAGCCATGGGGTTAGACTTCATCAAGATGGCTGCCATTGGGGTTGGACCTCACCAAGATGGCAGCCAGCTTGGACACCACCAATTTGATGCTATGGGGTTGGACCTCACCAAGATGGTGGCCAGGTTGAGCACCACCAAGATGGCCACCATTGCTGTGTGGACCTCACCAAGATGGCAGCCATGGGGTTAGACTTCATCAAGATGGCTGCCATTGGGGTTGGACCTCACCAAGATGGCAGCCAGCTTGGACACCACCAATTTGacgctatggggctggaccTCACCAAGATGGAAGCCATGTGGGACATCACCAAGATGGCAGCCATGGGGCTGGACCTCACCAAGATGGCAGCCAAGCTGGGCACCACCAAGATGGCAGCCATTGGGGTCAGACCTCAGCAAGATGGCAGCCAGGTTGGACTCCATCAAGATGGCCACCATTGGTGTGGACCTCATCAAGATGGCAGCCAGGTTGGACACCACCACGATGGCCGCCATGGGCCTGGACCTCACCAAGATGGTGACCAGATTGAGCATCACGCACGTAGCAGCCATTGCAATGGACCTCCCCAAGATGGTGGCCGGGTTGGACACCACCAAAATGGCCACCATTGGTGTGTGGACCTCACCAACATGGCAGCCATGGGGTTGGACTTCATCAAGATGGCAGCCAGCTTGGACACCACCAAGATGGCCACCATGGGGCTGGACCTCACCAAGATGGCCCCCATTGGTGTGGACCTCCCCAAGATGGCGGCCAGGCTGGCCCTCCCCACGCTGGCGTCGCCGCCCTCACCTGCTCCGGGCGTCCAGGGCGCGTCGAGCGTCCTCCAGGGCATCGCGGGCGCGGCGGGCGCCGTCCCTGTGCCAGGCCAGGAGCAGCTGGGCCTGCGCCCGCTGGAAGCGCCACACCTGGAGGGGGGAAACAGCCTCCAtcagcctcagcctcctccatcatcctcatcatcctcctcccccctcaacctcctcctcctcctcacctggGCCAGGTGAGCCAAGTGCTTGAGGGCGACGGCAGCCGGGCTCCTGAAGAAAACCTTCTCCTGCGGCCGCATCtgcgaggaggaggatggagaaggagaggatgaaggaggaggatgaaggaggaggaggacgaagGCCCCAAACGGCAGCCACGCGCCTTGTGGGAGACGGGCAGGTAGCGGCAGGCGGCGCCGCAGACGGGGCACGGAcctggaaaagggaagaaaacacaaaattttaatttaatttcggattttaaacaaagaaaaccccTCGTTTGTAATATTTTAGCGACTTCCAGGGAGGAAAATCGCAAATTTCTTGCATTCTAGCGATTTTTTAGCAAGGAGAACGcctaatttttaatatttcagcgATTTCGGGTGCGAAGAACCCTTAATTCTTGATATTTTAAGGActttaagcaaaaaaacccacctaatTCCTgatattttaaggatttttagGGAAAACAATCCCTAATTTCTGATACTGTCAAGATTTTAAGTGAGAAAAATCTGTAATGTCTGATATTCTAATGATTTTTAGTGAGGAGCATCCCTAATTTCTGATATTTTCGGGCTTTTAAGTGAATAGAATCTCTAATTCCTGATATTTTCAGGATTTTAAGCAAAGAGAATCCCCAATTTCTGATATTTTAGGGCTTTTAAGTGAATAGAATCCCCAATTCCTGATATTTTCAGGATTTTAAGCAAACAGAATCTCtaatttctaatattttagGGCTTTTAAGTGAATAGAATCTCCAATTCCTGATATTTTAGGGGTTTGAGGTGAAAAGAATCCCTCATTTCTGATAGTTCGGAGACTTCTAGTGAGGAGAATCCCTAATTTCTATAACATCAGCGGCTCTAAGCGAGGAGAACCCttaatttctgatattttaagacattttcAGTGACAAACCACcttattttctgatattttacaGGTTTTAAGTGAGGAGAATCCCTAATTCTTGATATTTTGAGGGTGGTAAGCAAGGCGAATCACGAATTTCTCACAGCATGGAAATACTTAGTGAAGAGAATCCCTAAATCCTTCTATTTTGGGGATTTTAAGCGAGGCGAATCGCCGATTTCCGCCATCCTAGAGATAATTACTGAGGAAAATCtcaattttttcctatttcgAGGCTTTTAAGCAAGAAGAATCCCCAGTTCCCGACGCTTCAGGGGTCTGCGGTGAAGAGAACCCCCGTCTCCCCCCACAACAGGGCTTTGAGGCGAGCAGAATCGCATTTTTCCGCTCTTTTAGCTCCTCCAGAGGAAACAAACCCCCCTTTTCAGCCATTTTTGGGGCTCTGAGGCGAGGGAGGACGCTACCTGCCGCCCCGCAAGCGGCGCAGAGGACGTGGCCGCAGCTGGTGACGGCGAAGGAGGCTCCGTCCTGGCGAAAACAGCGGTTGCAGTGGAACCAGTCCATGCCGGGGACCCTTTTCCTCCACCttttccacctcctcctcctcctcctccctctgggGGCCgtgagggaggggggaaaagggcgggAAGCAAAAAGCGCGGGCAAAAAGGGCGGGAAGCAAAAAGCGCGGGCAAAAAGGGcgggaaggctgaggggaggaggagggggaggggggcgtggccagcgcTGAAGAGGAcgggaaggggctgaggggggcgTCTCGCCTCACGGAGGCGGCGAAGAAACCGCTTGAAAAGACCCCAAAACCGCCTCCTCGAAGCATCCCTGGAGCGGTtcgggctggaagggacctcgcaGCCCACTCGGTCCCACACGAAGCGGCGCCTCCGGCCAGATCCAGTTGCCACCCGAGCTGGTTTTGACGCCTCCGTGAGTCTCTCGCCTCCCCCCCCTCAAACGCCGCCCCAAAAGGGGGCGTCCGCCCCCAAACCCTCTCAGAAACGCCCCCAAAACCGGGGGTTTCTACCCAAATCGCCTCGCGGCCCTTTGCAGACTCGCCAAAACCATGGGTTGGACCTCAAATCGTCCCAGATTcccctttaaacccctccaaaaAAAGGCTTTATGCCTCAAATCTCTCCTATGAGCTCACCAAAATGCGACTTCTACCTCAAATCTCTCCTGTGAACTCACCAAAATGCGACTTCTACCTCAAATCTTCTCAGATTTCCCCTCAAGCTCCCTAAACCGTCATATTTTCTCTCCAAATCCCCTCACAGACTCCCCCAAAACGCGCTTTttgccccaaatcccctcacaaactccccCCAAACGCGCTTTGTTTTACTCAAATCCCCCTAAACTCCCCCCAAAACGTACTTggagccccctcctccccactcccagtccctcccagtcccctcctagatgtccccagtcccctcccagtcctccctaGCGACCCCTAGTCccccccagtacctcccagttaTCCCTCAttccctcccaggacccccctgacaccccccagtcccctcccggTTTCTCCCAGTACCCCCTAACGCCCCCCCTCCAgcgctcccagtcccctcccagtcccctcccagtcccctcccagtcccctcccagttccaccccacgAATCCCAGTCCAGAGTCCGGAGGGGCGGAATGTGGGGTGCCATGGGGCGGGCGGGGGGCAAACTGGGAGGGGGGACCCCTAAACTGGGAGGGGGGACCcctgaactgggaggggggcCCCCTAAACTGGGAGAGCGGACCTTTAAACCGGGAGGGGGGAACCCAAGCGGGGCGGAACCCGAGGTGGGGGCcgagggggaagggagaggggggggcGCCCCGGCCGGCCGGGGGGCGCTGGAGGGCAAGGTTGCCTTGGTAACGGCGGCCACCAGCGGGTGAGTGGGGGCTCCAGCCCATAATAACCCCCAGcggggacccatagagcccatagggacccatagctgccccatagccccttatagaccccatagacccccagccccatagccccttATAGACCCCATAggccccagccccacagctgccccatagcctCTTATAGACCCCATAGTCCCTTATAGACCCCAtaggcccccagccccatagtcCCTTATAGACCCCAtaggcccccagccccacagctgccccatagcccctt
The genomic region above belongs to Phaenicophaeus curvirostris isolate KB17595 chromosome 33, BPBGC_Pcur_1.0, whole genome shotgun sequence and contains:
- the RNF212B gene encoding E3 ubiquitin-protein ligase RNF212B — encoded protein: MDWFHCNRCFRQDGASFAVTSCGHVLCAACGAAGPCPVCGAACRYLPVSHKMRPQEKVFFRSPAAVALKHLAHLAQVWRFQRAQAQLLLAWHRDGARRARDALEDARRALDARSRELEALRQENAELRRAQLSPGWRGGSRNNTPRPVGVTSPAQTVPPQPRRQLSGQVVRALTATPPQPWPRDGDASGLQHG
- the PSMB5 gene encoding proteasome subunit beta type-5, producing MALASVLRSAEPPPGLGAPRDPPGPAEALAAPLWGPREPLPGPGLRLLHGTTTLAFKFSQGVVVAVDSRATAGSFIASQSVQKVIEINGSLLGTMAGGAADCGYWQRLLARQCRVYQLRNKEPISVAAASKLLANMVYQYKGMGLSMGTMICGWDKRGPGLYYVDSEGTRVPGRAFAVGSGAPYAYGVLDRGYRESLATEEACELARRAIYQAARRDAYSGGRVTVYHVGPGGWRRVSTHNVAELQERYEPGGH